A single Pseudobacteroides sp. DNA region contains:
- the def gene encoding peptide deformylase — MALRTLRKLDDEVFRKVAKEVHIIDNKILTFLDDLIETMRKENAIGLAATHVGVLKRIVVADIGEGLIEIINPRIIGESGEQVGVEGSVSLPGKYGEVKRPQKIIVEGLNRKGEKIVVSGEGLLARVLCHEIDHLDGIIFTDKVIK, encoded by the coding sequence ATGGCTCTGAGAACCCTTAGAAAATTAGATGATGAAGTCTTTAGAAAAGTAGCTAAAGAAGTACATATTATAGATAATAAAATATTAACATTCCTCGATGACTTGATAGAAACAATGAGAAAAGAAAATGCTATAGGCCTTGCTGCTACACATGTAGGTGTTTTGAAGAGAATAGTAGTTGCGGATATAGGAGAAGGTCTTATAGAAATTATAAATCCCAGAATAATAGGTGAATCAGGGGAGCAGGTAGGTGTTGAAGGCTCTGTAAGTTTGCCTGGAAAATATGGTGAAGTTAAAAGACCCCAAAAAATTATAGTAGAAGGGTTAAACCGCAAAGGTGAAAAGATAGTCGTTTCTGGCGAAGGACTTTTAGCAAGAGTATTATGCCATGAAATAGACCATTTGGACGGTATAATATTTACAGATAAAGTCATAAAATAA
- the speB gene encoding agmatinase, whose translation MGLKDGKSTLPVKFMASCEDYNDAKTVLVGVPMDFTCSFRPGTRFGPQKIREVSVGIEEYSVYMDKDLTDKSFFDCGDLDMPFGNVEESLKLIGDSTQEILGDGKFPIFIGGEHLISVPVIKEVHKKYGDELIVLHFDAHADLREGYLGCPNSHASAIRRLIDFMPGKNIYQLGIRSGTREEFQFAKDNTNMFKFDVIEPLEQVIKTLGNRPVYVTLDIDVVDPAFANGTGTPEPGGITSREMLKAVGMLKSLNIVGFDLVEVSPIFDQSDRTALLAAKIIRDIILIV comes from the coding sequence ATGGGTTTAAAGGATGGAAAATCAACATTGCCGGTTAAGTTTATGGCAAGTTGTGAAGATTATAACGATGCAAAAACAGTTTTGGTTGGAGTGCCGATGGATTTTACCTGCAGCTTTAGGCCAGGAACAAGGTTTGGACCTCAGAAGATCAGGGAGGTATCTGTTGGCATAGAAGAATACAGTGTGTATATGGATAAGGATTTGACGGACAAGTCATTCTTTGACTGCGGTGACCTGGACATGCCTTTTGGAAATGTTGAAGAGAGCTTGAAGCTTATTGGAGATTCGACACAAGAAATTTTGGGTGACGGTAAGTTTCCTATATTTATAGGGGGGGAGCACCTTATAAGTGTTCCTGTAATTAAAGAAGTCCATAAAAAGTATGGTGACGAGCTTATTGTTCTTCATTTCGATGCTCACGCTGACCTGAGAGAAGGGTATTTGGGATGTCCGAATTCCCATGCGTCTGCCATAAGAAGGCTTATTGATTTTATGCCTGGCAAAAATATTTACCAGTTGGGTATAAGGTCCGGCACCAGGGAAGAGTTCCAATTTGCAAAGGATAACACCAATATGTTCAAGTTTGATGTTATTGAACCATTGGAGCAAGTTATTAAAACACTTGGAAATAGGCCTGTATATGTTACACTAGATATAGATGTTGTGGACCCGGCTTTTGCAAACGGTACAGGAACTCCTGAGCCGGGAGGTATAACCTCAAGGGAAATGCTAAAAGCAGTGGGAATGTTGAAAAGTCTTAATATTGTGGGTTTTGATTTGGTGGAGGTTTCACCGATTTTTGATCAATCGGATAGGACTGCACTTTTAGCGGCAAAAATAATCAGGGACATAATTCTAATAGTCTAG
- a CDS encoding tRNA (mnm(5)s(2)U34)-methyltransferase, producing the protein MQLIKNCLGQSHDIAERIVKEGDKVVDATAGNGNDTVFLAKLIGETGKVYAFDIQEKALEKTKEKLKSQSLEHRVELIKDGHENMGKYVNGQVSLAMFNLGYLPGGNHSICTRFQTTKKAIEAAMELLKKNGLVILVVYYGGDSGFEEKDALMDYITTIDSRNYSVLRSEFVNQPNCPPLLVLIEKLM; encoded by the coding sequence ATGCAGCTTATTAAAAATTGCTTGGGACAGTCCCATGATATAGCAGAGAGGATAGTAAAAGAAGGGGATAAGGTGGTTGATGCTACTGCCGGAAATGGTAATGATACCGTTTTTTTAGCAAAGCTTATTGGTGAGACAGGAAAGGTTTATGCCTTTGATATACAGGAAAAGGCACTGGAAAAAACCAAGGAGAAGCTTAAAAGCCAAAGCTTGGAACACCGTGTTGAATTGATAAAAGATGGTCATGAAAATATGGGCAAATATGTAAATGGTCAGGTATCACTTGCCATGTTCAATTTAGGATATCTTCCAGGTGGGAATCATAGTATTTGTACAAGATTTCAGACTACTAAAAAAGCAATTGAAGCTGCCATGGAGCTTCTTAAGAAAAACGGTCTTGTAATTTTGGTTGTTTATTACGGTGGAGACAGCGGTTTTGAAGAGAAGGATGCACTTATGGATTATATTACCACAATTGACAGCAGGAATTACTCCGTATTAAGGTCTGAGTTTGTAAACCAGCCAAATTGTCCGCCGCTTCTTGTGTTAATAGAGAAGCTTATGTAA
- a CDS encoding NPCBM/NEW2 domain-containing protein, with translation MKKLLVLLFVLLSVNICSGVAASGAKPTPLPNPTASNIKIKYPSTDAVVAINKAAIEWVDSYKGTDHYLWLVEEGSNKIILKNITIKKGVNKYSIPAKLLTPGEKYRYKVGVMDAKKKTTYTALKYFQVAEKPTITYPSNGSDVKRSDASIMWNIASSASNYVLRVADDENGTVILNNITPLKEGEHVVPPLDIQYGRSYRFVLGVKDTYGNITWSEVNKFKVKDKQAPTFAVDLIDKDSYQNDVNTKFYINMDNKPIKLSHVEYKNSIVQRPGSIIKIPLGKKYMIFSSVIGLDDSVYTKGGSVIFKLYGDGRLLYESKVISNDISRYYHSMQRKIDVNVFGIEELTLQVTDAGDGTDNDSGVWADPYLAIESKDESYPTARYVQGDDEPGTLLYSNFPESVMDNHVNNQPVCVLMRRDSVIGKNAFIADHMNVTSNSKPKHFGVLLHNKTQSVAHVVISKKGISSVPSHGSIFMKDALREYVLSNQSSIDIEPGGYFWLFDNPTLLMEPASQTWGDFVNAMAEFDTDQVLEVTVCIMDSPTYFSEPSKVDAFTEVPFEASARQYRGTTDTYPVTNLDLSVSINDWDVDNTPLVVSYPLYNAKENKWNRNFENFPGWVTNITSDKNEGAIISDMFTFKEKYNGADLLLSPTLRFPEGAKYLTNLGNWGIWYNEKIHIKNNTDKDRKVSYYLGSVVAGSGYQQALIFSPEGEALKDMDPNRQVYKQELIKLVKEVEVPAFGEADIVFQYILPNNSSGGIYHAIVQAPNE, from the coding sequence ATGAAAAAATTATTAGTATTATTATTTGTTCTATTGAGTGTCAATATATGTTCAGGAGTTGCGGCAAGCGGGGCCAAGCCTACGCCCCTGCCAAATCCCACAGCTTCAAACATTAAGATAAAGTATCCATCAACAGATGCTGTAGTTGCAATAAATAAGGCAGCAATAGAGTGGGTGGACAGCTATAAAGGAACCGACCACTACTTGTGGCTTGTTGAGGAAGGCAGCAACAAGATTATATTAAAAAACATAACTATAAAAAAAGGTGTTAATAAATACAGCATACCTGCAAAGCTTCTGACTCCGGGCGAAAAATACCGCTATAAGGTAGGTGTCATGGATGCTAAGAAGAAGACTACTTATACTGCTCTTAAATACTTCCAGGTAGCGGAAAAACCTACAATAACCTACCCGTCTAATGGAAGTGATGTTAAAAGGTCCGATGCATCCATAATGTGGAACATAGCAAGCTCAGCTTCCAACTATGTTTTGAGGGTTGCAGATGATGAAAACGGGACAGTTATACTAAATAACATAACACCGCTTAAGGAGGGGGAGCATGTAGTACCTCCGCTGGATATACAATATGGCAGGAGTTATCGTTTTGTATTGGGCGTTAAAGATACATACGGCAATATAACATGGTCAGAAGTTAACAAGTTCAAGGTTAAGGACAAACAAGCCCCAACCTTTGCTGTTGATCTAATAGATAAAGACTCATATCAGAACGATGTAAATACAAAATTTTATATCAATATGGATAACAAACCAATTAAGCTAAGCCATGTGGAATATAAAAATAGTATTGTGCAAAGACCTGGTTCGATTATAAAAATACCTCTGGGTAAAAAGTACATGATTTTTTCAAGTGTAATAGGTCTGGATGACTCGGTGTATACCAAAGGCGGATCTGTAATATTTAAATTATATGGAGACGGTAGGCTTTTATATGAGAGTAAAGTGATATCAAACGATATATCAAGGTATTATCACTCCATGCAAAGAAAGATTGATGTAAACGTATTCGGTATTGAAGAACTGACATTGCAGGTAACTGATGCAGGTGATGGTACCGATAATGATTCTGGCGTGTGGGCAGACCCTTACTTAGCTATCGAGTCCAAAGATGAGAGTTACCCGACAGCCAGGTATGTGCAGGGAGATGATGAGCCGGGAACATTGCTTTACAGCAATTTCCCTGAATCTGTTATGGATAATCATGTGAATAACCAACCTGTTTGTGTATTAATGCGTAGGGATAGTGTTATTGGAAAAAATGCTTTCATAGCTGACCACATGAACGTCACTTCAAACAGCAAGCCCAAGCATTTTGGAGTGCTATTGCACAACAAGACCCAGAGTGTTGCCCACGTAGTTATATCCAAAAAAGGCATAAGTTCGGTTCCATCCCATGGCAGTATATTCATGAAGGATGCACTAAGAGAATATGTTTTAAGTAATCAATCAAGCATAGATATTGAACCGGGAGGTTACTTTTGGCTTTTTGACAATCCCACATTGCTCATGGAGCCTGCAAGTCAAACCTGGGGTGACTTTGTGAATGCAATGGCTGAATTTGACACAGATCAGGTTTTGGAAGTAACTGTATGCATAATGGACAGCCCGACTTACTTTAGTGAGCCTTCAAAGGTGGATGCATTTACGGAGGTTCCTTTTGAAGCTTCAGCAAGACAGTACAGAGGCACAACAGATACTTACCCTGTCACAAACCTGGATCTAAGCGTCAGCATTAATGACTGGGATGTAGACAATACTCCTCTGGTAGTATCATATCCGTTGTACAATGCTAAGGAAAACAAATGGAACAGAAACTTTGAAAACTTTCCGGGATGGGTAACCAATATTACGTCTGATAAGAATGAGGGAGCAATAATAAGTGATATGTTCACCTTTAAAGAAAAATATAACGGTGCTGATCTTCTGCTTTCACCGACATTAAGGTTTCCTGAAGGAGCAAAGTATCTGACAAACCTGGGGAATTGGGGTATCTGGTACAATGAAAAGATACACATTAAGAATAACACCGATAAAGATAGAAAGGTAAGCTATTATTTAGGATCTGTAGTTGCAGGAAGCGGTTATCAGCAGGCACTTATATTTTCACCTGAGGGAGAAGCTTTAAAAGATATGGACCCTAATAGGCAGGTCTACAAGCAGGAGCTTATAAAACTTGTAAAAGAGGTTGAGGTACCGGCTTTCGGAGAAGCGGATATAGTATTCCAATATATTCTTCCAAACAACTCTTCAGGCGGTATATACCATGCCATTGTACAGGCTCCTAATGAGTAG
- a CDS encoding glycosyltransferase family 39 protein: protein MTGIMLLASFLRIYELGSIPKPINQEEGFAAAGAMDVINGTMKGPFEIGPKTVWGWTYYSGLYYYGHALFVNIFGLNMTGNRMFAAVSGIIAVLITMAIARAVFNKRISYISGVLVALMGAHIHFSRFGFPFIQNALFGAIVILLLVMCEKKRYMYIFALAGISIGIAQYTWSAARVLIAVAVCYLIFKTIQEGKYLKNHIMHISAMIIGFIFAFMPYIVPFQDKIPNFIEGAKRDFIFGGFMSPHKDQVLTLLDKLVLLKDYSVQALLEFNFYPDIGYCYAGPGPMLPFVTSILFAIGLFYLITMWKKPNSMILLLLFFGTIVGLVAMTGQPSYQRAVVLLSLPPIFAALAIDKICYFISSRFTFKKSYLTVALAVLLTYVVFENYNDYFNVLIKKSQDNPNRISRVAEYIKTADPSYEIYMPDLDLHGQYLINIYLGNTDRVHYGQIDTVISKQKSNPNKKSVFILFEGVTGKANIIESAYAKHNSHNLNGDDNIKIFTVE, encoded by the coding sequence ATGACAGGCATCATGCTGCTTGCATCGTTTCTTCGCATATACGAACTCGGAAGTATTCCAAAACCAATTAATCAGGAAGAAGGCTTTGCAGCCGCTGGTGCCATGGATGTTATTAACGGTACTATGAAAGGTCCTTTTGAGATTGGTCCTAAAACTGTTTGGGGATGGACTTACTATTCGGGGCTTTATTATTATGGGCATGCTCTATTTGTCAATATCTTTGGGCTCAATATGACTGGCAACAGAATGTTCGCTGCGGTTTCCGGTATAATAGCTGTGTTGATTACAATGGCAATTGCAAGGGCTGTATTTAATAAAAGAATCTCCTATATATCCGGTGTTTTGGTTGCCTTAATGGGTGCACATATACATTTTAGCAGATTTGGTTTTCCTTTTATTCAAAATGCGTTGTTTGGTGCAATTGTAATACTCTTGTTGGTGATGTGTGAGAAAAAAAGGTATATGTACATATTCGCTCTTGCAGGTATATCAATAGGCATAGCTCAGTATACCTGGTCCGCTGCCAGAGTTCTTATAGCCGTTGCTGTTTGCTATCTGATCTTCAAAACTATACAGGAAGGAAAGTATTTAAAGAATCATATTATGCATATATCGGCGATGATTATCGGTTTCATATTTGCCTTCATGCCGTATATTGTTCCATTTCAAGATAAAATCCCCAACTTTATAGAAGGAGCAAAGCGAGACTTTATTTTTGGCGGCTTTATGTCGCCGCATAAGGATCAGGTGCTAACCCTTTTAGACAAGCTTGTTTTATTGAAGGATTATTCAGTTCAAGCTTTACTAGAATTTAATTTCTATCCTGATATAGGTTATTGTTATGCGGGTCCCGGCCCTATGCTTCCGTTTGTTACATCCATCCTGTTTGCTATAGGACTTTTTTATCTCATAACCATGTGGAAAAAACCCAATTCCATGATTCTATTATTGCTATTTTTTGGCACAATAGTTGGGCTGGTAGCTATGACAGGACAACCAAGCTACCAAAGGGCAGTAGTTTTGCTATCTCTGCCGCCAATATTTGCAGCACTTGCAATAGATAAAATCTGTTATTTTATTTCCAGTAGATTTACTTTCAAAAAATCATATTTGACTGTTGCTCTGGCAGTTCTCCTAACTTATGTTGTCTTTGAAAATTATAATGATTATTTTAATGTACTTATAAAAAAATCACAGGATAATCCAAATAGAATTTCAAGAGTTGCGGAATATATCAAGACTGCGGACCCATCGTACGAAATATATATGCCTGATCTGGACTTGCACGGACAATATTTGATAAATATATATTTAGGCAATACCGATAGAGTACATTACGGGCAGATTGATACAGTTATCAGCAAACAAAAAAGCAACCCCAATAAAAAATCAGTATTCATTTTATTTGAAGGCGTTACCGGTAAAGCAAATATTATAGAAAGTGCCTATGCAAAACATAATTCTCATAATCTAAACGGTGATGATAATATAAAGATTTTTACCGTAGAGTAG
- a CDS encoding EFR1 family ferrodoxin (N-terminal region resembles flavodoxins. C-terminal ferrodoxin region binds two 4Fe-4S clusters.) yields the protein MNTTLYYFSGTGNSYYIAKELHKQLKDCRLIAITEAYKDIKITPDSQKVGVIFPLYFQSMPKVVMEFIEKLDLKNVEYLFAVVTRGGIAFQGGVFSHLKKVLENKGTKLSASFYIRMPENYIPNFKVPPIKVQERMFNEASQKLKIISDYINSSARRQEKEILSFLRASVHNKFIERLNKIDEGFKVKDTCNSCGLCEKICKFNNIRLDDGKPLWQNNCQFCLACINYCPKRSIEYKNSTIGKDRYNHPDIPASVYLNI from the coding sequence ATGAACACAACATTATACTATTTCTCAGGAACCGGTAACTCATATTACATTGCAAAAGAACTCCATAAGCAGCTTAAGGATTGCAGACTCATAGCTATTACAGAAGCATACAAGGATATAAAGATTACTCCCGACTCCCAAAAGGTAGGCGTTATTTTTCCTCTGTATTTTCAGAGTATGCCTAAGGTAGTTATGGAATTTATAGAAAAATTGGACTTAAAAAATGTTGAATACCTATTTGCTGTAGTTACAAGGGGTGGAATCGCCTTCCAGGGAGGGGTTTTCAGCCATCTTAAAAAAGTTTTGGAAAATAAAGGTACAAAGCTCTCAGCAAGTTTTTATATAAGAATGCCTGAAAATTATATACCAAATTTTAAAGTTCCACCTATAAAAGTTCAGGAAAGAATGTTTAATGAAGCATCACAAAAACTAAAAATAATTTCTGATTACATAAATTCCAGTGCCAGAAGACAAGAAAAAGAGATTTTGTCATTCCTAAGGGCATCGGTGCACAACAAGTTTATAGAAAGACTGAATAAAATCGATGAGGGATTTAAAGTAAAAGACACCTGCAATTCCTGCGGTTTATGTGAGAAAATTTGCAAATTCAACAACATCAGATTGGATGACGGAAAGCCCTTATGGCAGAATAACTGCCAGTTCTGCTTGGCATGTATTAACTACTGCCCTAAAAGATCAATTGAATACAAAAATTCCACAATAGGTAAAGACAGGTATAACCACCCCGATATACCCGCTTCGGTGTATTTGAATATATAA
- a CDS encoding ArsR/SmtB family transcription factor, which produces MDTKKYSNILKALSHPHRLELFLEIAKCQEKDFENCECLISEVTKYFKIGAPTISHHLKELSSVGLIITEKKGKYLVARVNKEVLSELGSLFNKQF; this is translated from the coding sequence TTGGATACAAAAAAATACTCAAACATACTGAAGGCCCTTTCCCACCCCCACCGTTTGGAGCTGTTTCTTGAGATTGCAAAATGTCAGGAAAAAGACTTCGAGAACTGTGAATGCCTGATATCGGAGGTTACAAAGTACTTTAAAATAGGTGCACCTACTATATCCCACCATTTAAAGGAACTGTCCAGTGTGGGGCTTATAATTACCGAAAAAAAGGGTAAATATTTAGTCGCCAGGGTGAATAAAGAGGTTTTGAGTGAATTGGGAAGTTTATTTAATAAGCAATTTTAG
- a CDS encoding copper amine oxidase N-terminal domain-containing protein, with the protein MKKTLLYAVMFITVCIFGVTSHAQQKAAIKEIPTLKIIIDGTQLKPSSTPINYGGRTLVGLRDLLVSLGVQNDSEHIVWDKTNKTIKVLKDSKEISLAIGDKMAVVDGAEVEIDVEPVIYKNSTYIPARFIAQSLSKLVFWDGYTNSVVICDEEMYKEVAGIIGSEASSKSVVIKTTTDTLLHNGKNVYTIKDESKKDPVKNIEFTKSTIDVGGQLDYIDYFENDKYIYRRPDVHQKWLRASKTVRDVDVEDIDSNNNDNSSINAFMASLVVKEKNEGRIVIEGDTLYYAVAMTSANEMDVLKDKTSTSKVQMEYNASSSRLNKIEIKVKGNINDSGTKKSYELTRSIVVNRDESVTSVPVPEDLNNYYTVPEGSTEYYHIDGFFMTVPKEWNFPSMIETDPMISYTDPKDPKKWCSVMPDILYFETTDKSLLNDISLELEKNFKTILINSKVIKKEKLKFQGKDAIRITIKGIDDESKKATKIQLTLFQNLNTVTVFTYMGEEKTFDQKAGEAKKIMDSWYNPGRG; encoded by the coding sequence ATGAAAAAGACTCTTTTATATGCCGTAATGTTTATTACAGTATGCATTTTTGGGGTAACTTCACATGCACAGCAAAAAGCTGCTATCAAGGAGATACCTACTCTTAAAATCATCATTGACGGCACGCAGTTAAAGCCTTCCAGTACACCTATAAACTATGGCGGCAGAACTTTAGTTGGTTTAAGGGATTTGCTTGTTTCGCTGGGTGTTCAAAATGATTCAGAACATATCGTATGGGATAAGACTAATAAGACAATAAAGGTTTTAAAGGATTCAAAAGAAATAAGCCTGGCCATCGGAGACAAAATGGCAGTAGTGGATGGGGCAGAGGTGGAAATTGATGTAGAGCCTGTGATATATAAAAACAGCACATACATACCTGCAAGATTTATTGCACAAAGTCTGTCAAAGCTGGTTTTCTGGGATGGCTATACAAACAGTGTGGTTATTTGTGATGAGGAAATGTATAAGGAAGTTGCCGGTATAATTGGATCTGAGGCTTCCAGTAAAAGTGTTGTAATTAAAACAACTACAGATACATTATTACATAACGGTAAAAATGTGTATACCATAAAGGATGAAAGCAAAAAGGATCCGGTTAAAAATATAGAATTTACAAAGTCTACAATTGATGTAGGCGGTCAATTGGATTATATTGACTATTTTGAAAATGATAAATATATATATAGGAGACCTGATGTTCACCAAAAGTGGCTCAGGGCATCCAAAACAGTTCGTGATGTTGATGTTGAAGACATCGATAGCAATAATAATGATAACAGCTCTATAAATGCTTTCATGGCAAGTTTGGTAGTGAAAGAGAAAAATGAAGGCAGGATTGTGATTGAGGGGGATACATTATATTATGCAGTTGCTATGACAAGTGCCAATGAAATGGATGTTTTAAAGGACAAAACAAGCACATCCAAGGTTCAAATGGAATACAATGCTTCTTCTAGTAGACTTAATAAAATAGAGATTAAAGTAAAGGGAAACATAAATGATTCCGGTACCAAAAAGTCATATGAATTGACAAGGTCAATTGTAGTTAACAGGGATGAATCGGTGACATCCGTGCCTGTTCCTGAGGATCTCAATAATTATTATACAGTGCCTGAAGGCAGTACAGAGTATTATCATATTGACGGGTTTTTTATGACAGTTCCCAAAGAGTGGAATTTTCCAAGTATGATAGAAACAGATCCTATGATTTCATATACAGATCCTAAAGATCCCAAGAAGTGGTGCAGTGTTATGCCGGATATTCTATATTTTGAAACTACTGATAAGTCATTACTTAACGATATAAGCCTTGAGCTTGAAAAGAACTTTAAAACTATATTAATAAACTCCAAGGTGATAAAAAAAGAAAAATTGAAGTTTCAGGGGAAAGACGCAATAAGAATAACAATAAAGGGTATTGATGACGAATCAAAGAAGGCTACCAAAATTCAGCTAACTTTGTTCCAAAACCTTAACACAGTTACAGTATTTACGTATATGGGTGAAGAAAAGACATTTGATCAAAAAGCGGGAGAGGCTAAAAAGATTATGGATTCATGGTATAACCCAGGCAGAGGATAA
- a CDS encoding metallophosphoesterase, with amino-acid sequence MYELERISKVFESAVEIPFDDFSRIAIISDCHRGDGSWGDNFLANKNIYFAALNFYYNSSYTYIELGDGDELWENSKFSDIINIHIDVFNKLAQFYKKGRLHFLYGNHDMIKKSQSFVKKNLYYYINELDGRFISLFKNINIHEGLILKHSITNDRIFLTHGHQADFFNDRLWRLSGFLVRHLWKQLELFGFRDPTSAAKNYDKQKSVGKRLIEWARINKNILITGHTHRSTFPEVGEPPYFNTGSCVHPHGITVIEITNGTITLVKWQVKARSDGTLYIGRNTMAGPRKLKDYFNNLKSNLSENEMTK; translated from the coding sequence ATGTATGAACTAGAAAGAATTTCAAAAGTGTTTGAATCGGCTGTGGAGATTCCTTTTGACGATTTTTCCAGGATTGCCATAATAAGCGACTGCCATAGGGGTGATGGAAGCTGGGGGGATAATTTCTTAGCTAACAAGAACATTTATTTTGCAGCCCTAAATTTTTATTACAATAGTAGCTACACATATATAGAGCTTGGTGATGGTGATGAGCTTTGGGAGAACAGCAAGTTTTCCGATATAATTAATATTCATATTGATGTTTTTAACAAGCTGGCTCAGTTCTATAAAAAAGGCAGACTGCATTTTCTTTATGGAAATCATGATATGATAAAGAAAAGCCAAAGCTTTGTTAAAAAGAATTTGTATTATTATATTAATGAGCTAGACGGAAGGTTTATATCTTTATTTAAAAATATCAATATTCATGAGGGTCTTATATTAAAGCACAGTATCACTAATGACAGAATATTTCTTACCCACGGACACCAGGCAGATTTCTTTAACGATAGGCTGTGGAGGCTTAGCGGTTTTTTGGTTAGACACCTTTGGAAACAGCTAGAATTATTTGGTTTTAGAGACCCGACAAGTGCTGCCAAAAATTACGACAAGCAAAAGTCTGTTGGAAAAAGGCTGATTGAATGGGCCAGAATAAACAAAAACATACTCATAACGGGACACACCCATAGGTCTACATTTCCTGAAGTTGGTGAACCTCCTTATTTTAATACAGGCAGCTGTGTACACCCTCATGGTATAACAGTAATAGAGATTACTAATGGTACTATTACCCTTGTAAAATGGCAGGTTAAAGCCAGGAGTGACGGAACCTTGTATATAGGCCGGAATACAATGGCAGGTCCTAGAAAATTAAAGGATTATTTTAATAATCTAAAATCCAATTTGAGTGAGAATGAAATGACGAAATGA
- a CDS encoding DUF4474 domain-containing protein, protein MLGHITLFLINTAIISNIIILLSIVLGVLLIYIFISKIYRYIPKSISFLKNLFKGVFYSLDSGELETNYEIEKTIEFAGFSYDEEQDMYYSNKDSWQRKFGYCRLYDEAAAPFGMIVDCDPIKFEYAGKRWLIEFWKGQYDLTTGCEIGVYTTDKSDFSIPNIFTGTFYDCVDDEDQLYMEFTLSKFGEILFHRGEKHWWLTGFKLGEFSEPYELIMDISITLKDKEMLDAFVGGLREANYSDKEFDIEGNTVFIKYVFPHTQQPLSRIKQAEWIIQRKNEAMCEKFVEITAGCMNMSEKLNALKEQSPDLYKKILHPGKSSAIFDVYKKIKNYLD, encoded by the coding sequence ATGTTAGGCCATATTACTTTATTTCTTATTAATACCGCTATTATATCAAATATAATAATTCTGCTGTCAATTGTACTTGGTGTTCTTTTAATATACATATTTATATCGAAAATATACAGATACATTCCAAAGTCTATTTCTTTTCTAAAGAATCTTTTCAAAGGTGTTTTTTACAGTCTGGATTCGGGAGAATTGGAAACAAATTATGAAATAGAAAAGACTATTGAGTTTGCAGGCTTTTCATATGATGAGGAGCAAGATATGTACTATTCCAATAAAGATTCCTGGCAAAGGAAATTCGGATACTGCCGTTTGTATGACGAGGCCGCAGCACCATTCGGAATGATTGTAGACTGTGATCCTATTAAATTTGAGTACGCCGGTAAGAGGTGGCTTATTGAGTTTTGGAAAGGTCAATATGATTTGACTACTGGCTGTGAAATCGGAGTTTATACTACCGATAAATCTGACTTTAGTATTCCCAATATTTTTACCGGTACTTTTTATGATTGCGTCGATGATGAAGACCAATTATACATGGAATTTACTCTAAGCAAATTTGGTGAGATTTTGTTCCATAGAGGGGAAAAGCACTGGTGGTTAACCGGTTTCAAACTTGGTGAATTTTCAGAGCCATATGAACTTATTATGGATATATCAATTACCCTCAAGGATAAGGAAATGCTAGACGCATTTGTTGGTGGTCTCAGGGAAGCAAATTACTCAGACAAAGAATTCGATATTGAGGGCAATACAGTTTTTATCAAATATGTATTCCCCCACACCCAGCAGCCATTGTCAAGGATCAAACAGGCAGAATGGATTATACAAAGAAAAAACGAAGCTATGTGTGAAAAGTTTGTTGAAATTACTGCCGGCTGCATGAATATGTCCGAAAAGCTAAATGCATTAAAGGAACAGTCTCCTGATTTGTATAAAAAGATATTGCATCCAGGCAAGTCATCAGCCATATTTGATGTCTATAAAAAGATTAAAAATTATTTGGATTAA